In Streptomyces canus, one DNA window encodes the following:
- a CDS encoding C40 family peptidase produces the protein MTVRKAWLVAGAVFGAGLSFVMLLVVGVYVVAGNLAGGVGGATRALAKGAVPAAYQNLVQKWGNLCPAINPALLAAQLYQESGFNPKAQSAAAAQGIAQFIPGTWATHGVDGDGDGDKDVWDPNDAIPSAASYDCSLASYVKDVPGNITENMLASYNAGAYAVIKYGGVPPYKETQNYVKTITTLEESFAAPVSRVDPSKQAAGAIYYAQKKLGTPYLWGGTGTAEQGGRFDCSGLTQASYESVGITLPRVANDQYNAGPHPARSELLPGDLVFFSTDPTNSRAIHHVGIYVGGGYMIDAPRTGAVIRFDPIDTSEYFGATRVTEDGAKALPTTV, from the coding sequence TTGACGGTGCGTAAGGCGTGGCTCGTGGCGGGCGCCGTTTTCGGGGCGGGGCTCAGCTTCGTGATGCTGCTCGTCGTGGGGGTCTACGTCGTCGCCGGCAACCTCGCCGGCGGGGTGGGCGGAGCCACCAGGGCCCTGGCCAAAGGCGCTGTTCCGGCCGCCTACCAGAACCTCGTGCAGAAGTGGGGCAATCTCTGCCCCGCCATCAACCCGGCGCTGCTCGCCGCCCAGCTCTACCAGGAGAGCGGATTCAACCCGAAGGCCCAGAGCGCCGCGGCGGCGCAGGGAATAGCGCAGTTCATTCCGGGGACCTGGGCCACGCACGGGGTCGACGGGGACGGCGACGGCGACAAGGACGTATGGGACCCCAATGACGCGATTCCCTCGGCGGCTTCCTACGACTGCTCGCTCGCGTCCTATGTGAAGGACGTCCCGGGGAACATCACCGAGAACATGCTCGCCTCCTACAACGCGGGCGCCTACGCGGTCATCAAGTACGGGGGCGTACCGCCGTACAAGGAAACCCAGAACTACGTGAAGACCATCACGACCTTGGAGGAGAGCTTCGCGGCGCCGGTGAGCCGGGTCGATCCCTCCAAGCAGGCCGCCGGGGCCATCTACTACGCGCAGAAGAAGCTCGGAACGCCCTATCTGTGGGGCGGGACCGGTACCGCCGAGCAGGGCGGGCGCTTCGACTGTTCGGGGCTGACGCAGGCCTCGTACGAGAGCGTGGGCATCACGCTGCCGCGCGTCGCGAACGATCAGTACAACGCCGGCCCGCATCCGGCCAGAAGTGAACTGTTGCCGGGGGACCTGGTGTTCTTCTCCACGGACCCCACCAACTCGCGCGCCATCCACCATGTGGGGATTTATGTGGGCGGCGGGTACATGATCGACGCACCGAGAACTGGTGCTGTGATCCGGTTCGACCCGATCGACACTTCTGAGTACTTCGGCGCCACCCGGGTCACCGAAGATGGCGCGAAAGCATTGCCCACGACGGTGTGA